In Mustelus asterias chromosome 17, sMusAst1.hap1.1, whole genome shotgun sequence, the following are encoded in one genomic region:
- the ccdc22 gene encoding coiled-coil domain-containing protein 22 — protein sequence MEEVDRILIRALAQTGSAIPEDVESIKQFSTELIVESVVRCLRIIDPPLGNGISHLLPPGMSARFRIGMSLAQACQDLGYQGDIGYQTFLYSNEPEIRRLLMFLVEKLPRDSVDSVHQPAGKSVVLQRSISSQIKQQLSALWVPPSLRTPSLLWIQSSRLMQKFRSQPLSLAEHDYIGKRIPKEAKEYYDHYLPPVTAQLCNHRLAAASLLERAVTDLSAVQEWEAEWNTQGLMSRLSPGEYKARKSQRLQKRIQEHLQQNIPHGYGAQSSLPPDPDLTHLLQSYSSGKAAASTKGSRFTHAEKFTFTEETEQMVCQLEAAGSTLSSRESEEDIKAHQEKEVRSFQQHLDQLTGSYEEVAQDMKHLMVNITQVEEEARVVEQMNSEKEELIKVKRRTLELLPDAGNNLVKLQGVIESSAQRIVNLANQWEKRRVPLIEEHRRLRERIDNRELESSRKLTEIKDIHEKIKQSAEEMKRKEITYKQLLVDYENLSKEVARSAYTQRIMEIVENIKKQKEEITKILLDTKELQKEINNLTGKLERTFAVTDELVFKDAKRDEAVRKAYKYLAALHENCSHLIQTIEDTGTIMREVRDLEEQIESEMGKKTLANLEKILADSNAIRQDNEVLRAKLKEP from the exons TGCTATCCCGGAGGATGTGGAAAGCATCAAACAGTTTTCCACGGAGTTAATCGTGGAGTCAGTCGTCCGATGCTTGCGAATCATTGACCCCCCTCTGGGAAATGGCATCAGCCACTTGCTTCCGCCGGGAATGTCGGCCAGGTTCAGGATTGGCATGAGCCTGGCACAGGCTTGTCAG GATCTGGGATATCAGGGGGACATCGGCTACCAGACGTTTCTGTACAGTAACGAACCCGAGATCCGTCGTCTCCTCATGTTCCTGGTGGAGAAGCTGCCTCGGGACAGTGTGGATTCCGTACACCAGCCAGCAG GGAAATCTGTGGTGCTACAACGTTCCATTTCGTCCCAAATCAAGCAGCAACTATCTGCACTGTGGGTTCCACCTTCACTCCGGACTCCCTCCCTGCTGTGGATTCAG AGTTCTCGCCTGATGCAGAAGTTCCGATCTCAGCCCCTCAGTTTAGCCGAACATGATTACATTGGGAAGAGAATTCCGAAAG AAGCGAAGGAGTATTACGATCACTACCTCCCTCCCGTCACGGCCCAGCTCTGCAACCATCGCCTCGCCGCTGCCTCACTGCTGGAGCGAGCTGTCACTGATCTGAGCGCGGTTCAGGAGTGGGAGGCGGAATGGAACACTCAGGGCCTGATGTCCCGCCTTTCCCCAGGG GAATACAAAGCAAGGAAAAGCCAGCGGCTGCAGAAACGGATTCAGGAACATTTGCAGCAGAACATTCCGCACGGCTATGGGGCGCAGAGTTCACTGCCTCCTGACCCTGACCTGACGCACCTACTCCAGTCCTACAGCTCCGGAAAGGCAGCCGCCAGCACCAAAGGTTCCCGCTTCACGCACGCCGAGAAGTTCACCTTCACCGAG GAGACTGAGCAGATGGTCTGTCAGCTGGAGGCAGCTGGAAGCACTTTATCATCGCGGGAATCTGAGGAG GATATTAAAGCTCATCAGGAGAAGGAAGTGAGATCTTTCCAACAACACTTGGACCAGTTAACGGGAAGCTATGAAGAGGTGGCACAGGACATGAAGCATTTGATGGTCAACATCACGCAG GTTGAAGAGGAAGCCCGGGTAGTCGAACAGATGAATTCCGAGAAGGAGGAGCTGATTAAAGTGAAGCGGAGGACATTGGAGCTCCTTCCAGACGCAGGGAATAACCTGGTGAAATTACAG GGTGTGATAGAAAGCAGCGCCCAGAGGATtgtcaacctggccaatcagtgGGAGAAACGTCGAGTGCCCCTCATTGAGGAACACCGCCGGCTGAGGGAGCGAATCGATAACCGCGAG CTGGAATCGTCACGGAAACTGACGGAGATTAAAGATATACATGAGAAGATCAAACAGTCGGCtgaagagatgaagaggaaagaGATTACGTACAAACAGCTG TTGGTGGACTATGAGAATCTGTCGAAGGAAGTGGCTCGATCGGCGTACACCCAGAGGATAATGGAGATCGTGGAAAATATCAAGAAACAGAAAGAGGAGATCACCAAG ATCctgttggacactaaggagcttCAGAAAGAGATTAACAACTTGACGGGGAAGCTGGAGCGAACGTTCGCAGTCACGGATGAGCTGGTGTTTAAG GATGCGAAGCGTGATGAGGCAGTTCGCAAAGCGTACAAGTACTTGGCGGCCCTCCATGAG AATTGCAGCCATTTGATCCAGACGATCGAGGACACTGGTACCATCATGAGGGAAGTGCGAGACTTGGAAGAGCAG